One region of Rhodocaloribacter litoris genomic DNA includes:
- a CDS encoding PorV/PorQ family protein, whose translation MKRILFLSILLAALVVLPAEAQRKAGRTGAAFLEVGIGAREVALGSAATALTGDAGQIFWNPAGTALHGDRRGSVSFSYVDWIADIEAGALAAGYNTAYGTLTLGVQYFGLTDIPANRQNGYTDPILQELVTDTETAPTYNYTDLAVSLSYARYVIDRLSLGATVKYISERIDGVGASALAFDFGSVYHVGVAGWQLAARLSNLGTDLSFYNQDNPLPLTFSIGSTIYPVNREQMRLMLAVDATKPLDSQQLVYGGAELSFYDLLFLRAGYRFNYAGAEDDGTSTRDPVKTSIEGVSLGAGLQYALGDYALGLDYAFTQMDLLDNVHRFTLRIGM comes from the coding sequence ATGAAACGAATCCTCTTTCTGAGCATCCTGCTGGCCGCCCTGGTCGTCTTGCCGGCCGAGGCGCAGCGCAAGGCCGGGCGTACCGGCGCCGCCTTCCTCGAGGTGGGGATCGGGGCCCGCGAGGTGGCCCTCGGCTCGGCGGCGACGGCCCTGACGGGGGACGCCGGGCAGATCTTCTGGAACCCCGCCGGAACCGCCCTCCACGGCGACCGGCGCGGCAGTGTCAGCTTCTCCTACGTCGACTGGATCGCCGACATCGAAGCCGGGGCGCTGGCGGCCGGGTACAACACCGCCTACGGCACCCTCACCCTGGGCGTGCAGTATTTCGGGCTGACGGACATCCCGGCCAACCGGCAGAACGGGTACACCGACCCCATCCTGCAGGAACTCGTGACCGACACGGAGACCGCGCCCACGTACAACTACACCGACCTGGCCGTCAGCCTCTCCTACGCCCGGTACGTGATCGACCGGCTGAGCCTGGGGGCGACGGTCAAGTACATCAGCGAGCGCATCGACGGCGTCGGTGCCTCGGCCCTGGCCTTCGACTTCGGTTCGGTCTATCACGTCGGCGTGGCCGGCTGGCAGCTGGCCGCCCGGCTGAGCAACCTGGGCACCGACCTGTCCTTCTATAACCAGGACAACCCGCTCCCGCTGACGTTCTCCATCGGCTCGACGATCTACCCCGTCAACCGGGAGCAGATGCGCCTGATGCTGGCCGTCGACGCCACCAAGCCGCTCGATTCGCAGCAGCTCGTCTATGGCGGGGCCGAGCTGTCCTTCTACGACCTGCTGTTCCTCCGGGCCGGCTACCGCTTCAACTATGCCGGGGCCGAAGACGACGGCACCAGCACCCGCGACCCCGTCAAAACCTCGATCGAAGGCGTCTCGCTCGGGGCCGGCCTCCAGTATGCCCTGGGGGACTACGCCCTCGGCCTCGACTACGCCTTCACGCAGATGGACCTCCTGGACAACGTCCATCGCTTCACCCTGCGCATCGGGATGTGA
- a CDS encoding T9SS type A sorting domain-containing protein: MKRIQRLAGLLGLCLALVGPVQAQKRDVPSSLFKTASRPTVPGDGYMVAGDFWNTIKPMNTATDNGVEDPNRDRGALHWITLGPDGTNWLEPNGVWPGGYDLTSNWRDGTRLVFPVFEADGWPTPILRADDATPDDRYMFAYYTPNVPGAGDPARNYRREARFTDETRTHLVYEAGWPTTAGIDFKLRAHQYTINEQNLNDFVVLEISMTNTGVVDANGDGTPELTGHAIDAVAAAAWMIPSISVRITQTAGRSNRFGAGRTMGYLVPAVADDPPMFVWYANVPPSRTDGRTTPAPGTRLIGVNDGAILEGYTDVWNAVMWLGAKQGAIDDNNLAALAGAPDKRTLFGTHPVGVGGEAGWYTSATNQDPSLFNLNRADLAFYSATATWYADYGKRTTFDNSNRAPNPNLFSGGTPGDVTTFGQAAPGVRPDGDYKHASVDVSPTAIEQPIWEDRLNPQAASGNFYGGTGFTQEYTFGQDVNHGVGPFALEVGESMTLVFVMTGGFRWEGVADAAKAARWAWERGWNVRDALPVPPAPDIRVESTTNGTARIRWTDVSGIDPDVDGYKIWRAAQFQRESWFPSQEEGANGFALVDNYHRLHEPGGSIKQFADAGNPYFDAFAEFAGDTQNFYQPAEWGPYQLIAKIPVSEVSQYNDATGGYDYSYEDTEAITGFTYWYYVSAYKEGSFTGPLGPVPVGHIESSNFNRNGRNSRDVPDGQIGLFAPWIDTYPFAIRAADYPAPGTQNSKNIGGPFTVTPPVAPVDRVAQLITVTPNPYKITGLNDERDNPSSHSIDFLNLPESYTLTILDVSGQIIFQTTVEGATDGKYTWDMFSKDGVEVASGLYIYHVSYDNGNREAVGHFAILR; this comes from the coding sequence ATGAAACGAATTCAGCGCCTGGCCGGCCTGCTGGGCCTCTGCCTGGCCCTGGTGGGGCCGGTGCAGGCCCAGAAACGGGACGTCCCCTCGTCCCTGTTCAAGACGGCGTCCCGGCCCACCGTCCCCGGTGACGGCTACATGGTCGCCGGGGATTTCTGGAACACGATCAAGCCCATGAACACCGCCACCGACAACGGCGTCGAGGATCCGAACCGGGACCGCGGGGCGCTGCACTGGATCACCCTGGGCCCCGACGGCACCAACTGGCTCGAACCCAACGGCGTCTGGCCCGGCGGCTACGACCTGACGAGCAACTGGCGGGACGGCACCCGGCTCGTCTTCCCCGTCTTCGAGGCCGACGGCTGGCCCACGCCCATCCTCCGGGCCGACGACGCCACGCCCGACGACCGGTACATGTTCGCCTACTACACGCCGAACGTGCCCGGTGCCGGCGACCCGGCCCGCAACTACCGGCGCGAGGCCCGCTTCACCGACGAGACGCGCACCCACCTCGTCTATGAAGCCGGCTGGCCCACCACGGCCGGCATCGACTTCAAGCTCCGCGCCCACCAGTACACGATCAACGAGCAGAACCTGAACGACTTCGTCGTGCTCGAGATCTCGATGACGAACACGGGCGTCGTGGACGCCAACGGGGACGGCACACCCGAGCTGACCGGGCACGCCATCGACGCCGTGGCGGCGGCCGCCTGGATGATCCCGTCCATCTCGGTGCGCATCACCCAGACGGCCGGGCGCTCGAACCGCTTCGGCGCCGGGCGTACGATGGGGTACCTGGTGCCGGCCGTCGCGGACGATCCCCCCATGTTCGTCTGGTACGCCAACGTTCCGCCCTCGCGGACCGACGGCCGGACCACGCCCGCGCCGGGCACCCGCCTCATCGGCGTCAACGACGGCGCCATCCTCGAAGGCTATACCGACGTCTGGAACGCCGTGATGTGGCTGGGGGCCAAGCAGGGCGCCATCGACGACAACAACCTGGCGGCCCTGGCGGGCGCGCCGGACAAGCGCACCCTCTTCGGCACGCATCCCGTCGGCGTCGGGGGTGAGGCCGGCTGGTATACCTCCGCCACGAACCAGGACCCCAGCCTGTTCAACCTGAACCGGGCGGACCTGGCCTTCTATTCCGCCACGGCCACCTGGTATGCCGATTACGGCAAACGCACCACGTTCGACAACAGCAACCGGGCGCCGAACCCGAACCTGTTCTCCGGCGGCACCCCCGGGGACGTGACCACCTTCGGGCAGGCGGCGCCGGGCGTGCGTCCCGACGGCGACTATAAGCACGCCAGCGTGGACGTCAGTCCCACCGCCATCGAACAGCCCATCTGGGAGGATCGCCTCAACCCGCAGGCGGCTTCGGGCAACTTCTACGGGGGAACGGGCTTCACGCAGGAGTACACCTTCGGGCAGGACGTCAACCACGGCGTGGGACCCTTTGCCCTGGAGGTCGGGGAATCCATGACGCTCGTCTTCGTCATGACGGGCGGCTTCCGCTGGGAGGGCGTCGCCGACGCAGCGAAGGCGGCCCGGTGGGCCTGGGAGCGCGGCTGGAACGTGCGGGACGCGCTGCCCGTGCCGCCGGCCCCCGACATCCGCGTGGAGAGCACGACGAACGGCACCGCCCGCATCCGCTGGACCGACGTCTCCGGCATCGACCCGGACGTCGACGGCTACAAGATCTGGCGGGCCGCCCAGTTCCAGCGTGAGAGCTGGTTCCCGAGCCAGGAGGAAGGCGCCAACGGCTTTGCCCTCGTCGACAACTACCACCGGCTCCATGAGCCCGGCGGCAGCATCAAGCAGTTCGCTGATGCCGGCAACCCCTACTTCGACGCCTTTGCCGAGTTCGCCGGCGACACGCAGAACTTCTACCAGCCGGCCGAGTGGGGACCCTACCAGCTCATCGCGAAGATTCCGGTCAGCGAGGTGTCCCAGTACAACGACGCCACGGGCGGGTACGACTACAGCTATGAGGACACCGAGGCCATCACCGGCTTCACCTACTGGTACTACGTCTCCGCCTACAAGGAGGGGAGCTTCACCGGACCGCTCGGCCCCGTGCCCGTCGGGCATATCGAGTCGTCCAACTTCAACCGGAACGGGCGTAACAGCCGCGACGTGCCGGACGGCCAGATCGGCCTCTTTGCGCCCTGGATCGACACCTACCCGTTCGCCATCCGGGCGGCCGACTATCCGGCACCCGGCACGCAGAACAGCAAGAACATCGGAGGGCCGTTCACGGTGACGCCCCCCGTGGCCCCGGTCGACCGCGTGGCGCAGCTCATCACGGTGACGCCCAACCCCTACAAGATCACCGGCCTCAACGACGAGCGCGACAACCCGTCGAGCCACAGCATCGACTTCCTCAACCTGCCCGAATCCTACACCCTGACCATCCTGGACGTCTCCGGGCAGATCATCTTCCAGACGACCGTGGAGGGCGCCACCGACGGCAAGTACACCTGGGACATGTTCTCCAAGGACGGCGTGGAGGTCGCCAGCGGCCTCTACATCTACCATGTCTCGTACGACAACGGCAACCGCGAGGCCGTCGGTCACTTTGCCATCCTCCGCTAG
- a CDS encoding TonB-dependent receptor, protein MKGTPAWKGLRYLLALLLMGALPPVAHAQSGKLAGRVTDAATGDPIPGATVVLLETGQGTATDVDGNYVLIGIAPGAYTVRFSFIGYATRIVENVRITSNRTVTLDVGLTQEVIQGEEVVIEAVRPVVDQNQTNSRALVTGEEIARLPVTRLEDVIARTANAYDGFIRGSRRFETRTLVEGIDVTDAFYTLSSGTNYVGATYSNANKADRTDPSILSLNPEGVEEVTVNAGATNAQYASGSGGVVAVTLAEGRGPIRGSFSARIAPSIPRPGPDSLDFYHDGDVYLAERELVEDPLKKALYTWTPDKYQVGDRPEYDLRFSLGGSLTDRWTFSTTGQFFQTNGYLPNYFRKRINGQLKSTYRLSDRTSLTAIGLFEDKGLWGGWNNTDYMEFWRFYLEGVSQQDGGSYVGSLRLRHVLSPTAYLTVQVYRTYDRTRYGYVDDDGDGFQEIGEDGDFLDFTDPAVVEKYISTSATRDEANNPKMFVDIVTDNFSETGINLPNGTRYRLARPAPFYEDAESVTNAVKVDVASQVTLNHFVQAGLEFKQRSFDYMHVEGLPGPGAILNDAEEPFRIDYWDRKPWELSLYASDRMEYAGLIINVGARLTFADRDMEKIENHFYPFVRDTVDFRGKTVARNFVRRGEAVPVDVLFNPSIGVSHPIGETASMYFSYSRSQQLFPFNTLYQHYGGIHTTSQFFNLVDPEMDPITSNNYELGVQWEFAPGWGVDVNAYARSIDNYGTLTMTAFNFTPEGEPTIQGFSQYTYVTNTGYADARGIELVLRRAPLRLAEEVTLGLTASYTFSSVEQSRVTGQNLREFRYDPETGETQIPFEDAKDFQNFAINVQGGSTITGGYDRRHRFILRGVAGLPAGLSAGLIGTLESGFQYPKAIGADPRDRELLTAPANYRIDLRLEKDFRFTNRLGLDLFLDVTNLTNRQNVVAYEDNTPTGPVIFQETGVPGTRLIRDDGVALYGPARTIYFGSRLRF, encoded by the coding sequence ATGAAAGGAACACCCGCCTGGAAAGGCCTCCGGTATCTGCTGGCGCTCCTGTTGATGGGAGCGCTTCCGCCGGTAGCGCATGCACAGAGTGGCAAGCTGGCCGGTCGTGTGACCGATGCGGCGACCGGCGATCCGATTCCGGGGGCCACGGTCGTCCTGCTGGAGACCGGGCAGGGCACCGCCACCGACGTCGATGGCAACTACGTCCTCATCGGGATCGCGCCGGGCGCCTACACGGTGCGCTTCTCCTTCATCGGGTATGCCACCCGCATCGTGGAGAATGTGCGCATCACCTCGAACCGTACCGTCACGCTGGATGTGGGGCTGACCCAGGAGGTCATCCAGGGCGAGGAGGTGGTCATCGAGGCGGTGCGCCCGGTGGTGGATCAGAACCAGACCAATTCGCGGGCGCTCGTCACCGGTGAGGAGATCGCCCGCCTGCCCGTGACGCGCCTCGAAGACGTCATCGCCCGCACGGCCAACGCCTATGACGGCTTCATCCGGGGCAGCCGGCGCTTCGAAACCCGCACGCTCGTCGAAGGCATCGACGTGACGGACGCCTTCTACACGCTCTCGAGCGGCACCAACTACGTCGGCGCCACCTACAGCAACGCCAACAAGGCCGACCGGACCGACCCGAGCATCCTTTCGCTCAACCCGGAGGGTGTCGAGGAGGTGACGGTCAACGCCGGAGCCACCAACGCGCAGTATGCCTCGGGGTCCGGCGGCGTCGTCGCCGTCACGCTGGCCGAAGGGCGCGGGCCGATCCGCGGCTCGTTCTCGGCACGGATCGCCCCTTCCATCCCCCGGCCCGGCCCCGATTCGCTCGACTTCTATCACGACGGCGACGTGTACCTGGCCGAGCGGGAGCTCGTCGAGGATCCACTCAAGAAAGCCCTCTATACCTGGACACCCGACAAGTACCAGGTGGGCGACCGGCCCGAGTATGACCTGCGCTTCAGCCTGGGCGGCTCGCTCACCGACCGGTGGACGTTCAGCACGACGGGGCAGTTCTTCCAGACCAACGGGTATCTGCCCAACTACTTCCGCAAACGAATCAACGGGCAGCTCAAGTCGACCTACCGCCTCTCCGACCGCACGAGCCTCACCGCCATCGGGCTCTTCGAAGACAAGGGGCTCTGGGGCGGCTGGAATAACACGGACTACATGGAGTTCTGGCGGTTCTACCTCGAAGGCGTCTCCCAGCAGGACGGCGGCAGCTACGTCGGCTCGCTGCGCCTGCGGCACGTGCTCTCGCCCACCGCCTACCTGACCGTGCAGGTCTACCGCACCTACGACCGCACCCGCTACGGCTACGTCGACGACGACGGCGACGGCTTCCAGGAGATCGGGGAAGACGGCGACTTCCTGGACTTCACCGATCCGGCGGTGGTCGAGAAGTACATCAGCACGAGCGCCACACGGGACGAGGCCAACAACCCGAAGATGTTCGTCGACATCGTCACGGACAACTTCAGCGAAACGGGCATCAACCTGCCCAACGGCACGCGGTATCGCCTGGCGCGTCCGGCCCCGTTCTACGAGGATGCCGAGAGCGTCACGAATGCCGTCAAGGTGGACGTGGCCAGCCAGGTCACCCTCAACCACTTCGTGCAGGCCGGCCTGGAGTTCAAGCAGCGGTCGTTCGACTACATGCACGTCGAGGGTCTGCCCGGGCCGGGGGCGATCCTCAACGACGCCGAGGAGCCGTTCCGGATCGACTACTGGGACCGCAAGCCGTGGGAGCTTTCCCTGTATGCGTCGGACCGCATGGAGTACGCCGGCCTGATCATCAACGTGGGCGCCCGGCTCACCTTTGCCGACCGCGACATGGAGAAGATCGAGAACCACTTCTATCCGTTCGTCCGAGATACGGTCGATTTCCGCGGCAAGACGGTGGCGCGCAACTTCGTCCGGCGCGGGGAGGCGGTGCCCGTCGACGTGCTGTTCAACCCGAGCATCGGCGTCTCGCACCCGATCGGGGAGACGGCGTCGATGTATTTCTCCTATTCGCGCTCGCAGCAGCTCTTCCCCTTCAACACGCTCTACCAGCACTACGGCGGTATCCACACCACCAGCCAGTTCTTCAACCTGGTCGATCCGGAGATGGACCCGATCACGTCGAACAACTACGAGCTGGGGGTGCAGTGGGAGTTCGCGCCGGGCTGGGGGGTGGACGTGAACGCGTACGCCCGGAGCATCGACAACTACGGCACGCTCACGATGACGGCGTTCAACTTCACGCCCGAAGGGGAGCCGACGATCCAGGGTTTCAGCCAGTACACCTACGTCACGAACACCGGCTATGCGGATGCGCGGGGCATCGAGCTGGTGCTGCGCCGCGCCCCGCTGCGCCTGGCCGAAGAGGTGACGCTGGGATTGACGGCTTCCTACACCTTCTCTTCGGTCGAGCAGTCGCGCGTCACCGGGCAGAACCTGCGTGAGTTCCGCTACGATCCCGAGACGGGCGAAACCCAGATTCCCTTCGAGGACGCGAAGGATTTCCAGAACTTCGCCATCAACGTGCAGGGCGGCTCGACGATCACGGGCGGCTACGACCGTCGCCACCGGTTCATCCTGCGCGGCGTGGCCGGGTTGCCCGCCGGCCTTTCCGCCGGCCTCATCGGCACGCTGGAGAGCGGCTTCCAGTATCCGAAAGCCATCGGCGCCGACCCGCGCGACCGGGAGCTGCTCACGGCGCCGGCCAACTACCGCATCGACCTGCGCCTGGAGAAGGACTTCCGCTTCACGAACCGGCTGGGCCTGGACCTCTTCCTCGACGTGACCAACCTGACCAACCGGCAGAACGTGGTCGCCTACGAGGACAACACCCCGACGGGCCCCGTCATCTTCCAGGAGACCGGGGTGCCCGGCACCCGCCTCATCCGCGACGACGGGGTCGCGCTCTACGGCCCGGCTCGTACGATCTACTTCGGTTCCCGGCTGCGCTTCTAG